A single genomic interval of Blastopirellula marina harbors:
- a CDS encoding antibiotic biosynthesis monooxygenase — MKDAMSNRVHVAITHEVKPGKEADYEAALREFARTSLHEPGTAGVLLLAPVPGTHGCEFGILRSFENQESCDAFYQSERFRDFHERTKSLVVDQGVRRKLHGLEAFFRDPKANPPAKWKMAIITWLAVYPSAWIWSLVLPPLLTGWPDLLVRAMVNVLVVITLAWFVMPWLTQLFMPWLYPPVQHIGVLNHPPITKSTPPSDPD, encoded by the coding sequence ATGAAAGACGCTATGTCGAACCGAGTTCATGTTGCCATCACACACGAAGTCAAACCTGGCAAGGAAGCTGACTATGAGGCTGCATTGCGTGAGTTTGCTCGTACATCGTTGCACGAACCAGGAACGGCCGGCGTGCTACTGCTGGCGCCGGTTCCGGGAACGCATGGCTGTGAATTTGGTATCTTGCGATCGTTCGAGAACCAGGAATCGTGTGACGCATTCTATCAATCCGAGCGTTTCCGAGACTTCCACGAGCGAACAAAATCGCTTGTCGTCGATCAAGGTGTTCGCCGAAAACTACATGGCCTGGAAGCATTCTTCCGCGATCCGAAAGCCAACCCACCTGCGAAATGGAAGATGGCCATCATCACGTGGTTGGCTGTTTACCCGAGTGCCTGGATATGGTCGCTGGTGCTGCCACCCCTGCTGACGGGATGGCCCGATTTATTGGTGCGGGCCATGGTGAACGTCCTGGTCGTGATCACGCTGGCATGGTTTGTCATGCCGTGGCTAACACAGTTGTTTATGCCGTGGCTCTATCCTCCGGTTCAACATATCGGTGTGTTGAACCATCCGCCAATCACGAAATCCACACCACCATCCGACCCTGATTGA
- a CDS encoding PcfJ domain-containing protein — MSRKKETTLAEQPDHDLLNHLHGLGLTSIEAYQDWCEQNGFSRKLHKSWQLRCRERYFLTQAAAEQRLRTKKKEKRREIDLLLAICRHEVTIHDVTQPHLQRLCNIVQPSKRPREERHVDRGALSRLITHVHRCRAKLFDNSPAIQYGDLWGRTYLDAMAMMAAYAPWWLRGVEDWKPRTRSVTRQFASLVRHLFVQYDDVPRFFDSVWFAGETDESAKRRKWYVHVGKGQSVRTCDLPISFTKKMAHHFMLAPNDLSIDQALRWGQIHGLGGDECLARAILGTHLAENFQNDDFWTTVIRWLISHPMLDRVHVGPIIDYLNNQRFQPAPGYEQTALPTQPNLTMKGRTPESLLARVEHWHRGLVKEAPHRRVREWTSTGIPPYEFEEGAFENYNWKRWTIRELLSSRALLEEGRRMNHCVATYDRSCASGHCSIWSMEIESHEGISKALTIEVNNQGPTICQARGRRNRELNDKERSILLRWADEAGLRISRFL; from the coding sequence ATGAGTCGAAAGAAAGAAACAACGCTGGCCGAGCAGCCGGATCATGATCTGCTGAATCATCTTCACGGTCTTGGGTTAACGTCGATCGAAGCGTATCAAGATTGGTGCGAACAAAATGGGTTCAGCCGCAAGCTACACAAATCTTGGCAGCTTCGTTGCCGCGAACGTTATTTCCTGACTCAGGCCGCCGCGGAACAGCGTCTGAGGACGAAGAAGAAAGAAAAACGTAGGGAAATCGATTTGCTGTTGGCTATCTGTCGCCACGAAGTGACCATTCACGACGTCACCCAACCTCATCTTCAACGTCTCTGCAACATCGTCCAGCCTAGCAAACGGCCAAGAGAAGAACGCCATGTCGATCGCGGCGCCCTTTCTCGTCTGATCACACACGTTCATCGTTGTCGAGCTAAGTTGTTTGATAATTCTCCTGCGATCCAATACGGCGACTTGTGGGGAAGGACTTACCTTGATGCAATGGCGATGATGGCCGCTTATGCGCCATGGTGGCTGCGCGGAGTCGAAGACTGGAAGCCACGCACTCGAAGTGTTACCCGTCAGTTTGCCTCGCTAGTGCGGCATCTTTTCGTTCAGTATGACGACGTGCCACGTTTCTTTGACTCAGTGTGGTTTGCCGGCGAGACAGATGAATCGGCAAAACGACGAAAGTGGTACGTGCACGTCGGCAAGGGACAAAGTGTTCGTACTTGTGATCTTCCTATTTCGTTTACTAAAAAGATGGCGCATCACTTCATGCTTGCCCCGAATGATCTATCAATCGATCAAGCGCTGCGATGGGGGCAGATCCATGGATTGGGTGGCGATGAATGTCTCGCCCGGGCGATCCTTGGTACTCATCTTGCTGAAAACTTCCAAAATGACGATTTCTGGACGACCGTGATTCGCTGGTTGATTAGCCACCCAATGCTCGATCGAGTGCATGTCGGTCCGATCATAGATTACTTAAATAACCAACGCTTTCAGCCAGCCCCAGGTTACGAGCAAACCGCTCTTCCTACGCAGCCGAATCTCACGATGAAAGGACGCACGCCGGAGTCCCTGTTAGCACGTGTTGAACATTGGCATCGCGGCCTTGTTAAGGAAGCTCCCCATCGCCGAGTTCGAGAGTGGACTTCGACTGGGATTCCACCATATGAATTCGAAGAAGGCGCCTTCGAAAACTACAACTGGAAGCGTTGGACGATTCGCGAACTCCTCAGCAGTCGGGCGTTACTTGAAGAAGGTCGAAGGATGAATCACTGCGTGGCGACTTACGATCGATCATGTGCTAGTGGGCACTGCTCGATCTGGAGTATGGAGATCGAATCGCACGAGGGCATCAGCAAGGCATTGACCATCGAAGTCAACAACCAGGGACCTACGATCTGCCAAGCTCGCGGAAGAAGAAACCGAGAGCTCAACGACAAGGAACGCTCGATCTTACTTCGCTGGGCGGACGAAGCGGGTTTGCGAATATCGAGGTTCTTATGA
- a CDS encoding DUF1697 domain-containing protein translates to MPKPQRHVAFLRGMNLGKRRLPMSDLRDLFIELGFEEVETFIASGNVIFATDVTASKLPDQIAQHLEKSLGYQVDTFVRTTTDVKKIGASQSFPEDGDPAYTIHVAFLQKKLPAHQAAALAAIATEKDAFQVTGKEFYWRCLGKISESDVWKLPETKAIKLPTHSMRNMTSIRKLIAKHLD, encoded by the coding sequence ATGCCGAAACCTCAACGCCATGTTGCCTTTCTGCGCGGTATGAACCTGGGAAAACGCCGCTTACCAATGAGTGACTTGCGTGACCTATTCATCGAATTGGGCTTTGAAGAAGTCGAGACGTTTATCGCAAGCGGTAATGTGATTTTCGCCACGGATGTTACCGCCAGTAAACTGCCCGATCAGATCGCACAACACCTTGAGAAATCTCTAGGGTATCAGGTCGACACGTTCGTTCGGACCACGACGGACGTCAAGAAAATCGGGGCATCCCAATCGTTTCCAGAAGATGGTGACCCAGCTTACACAATCCATGTCGCCTTTCTACAAAAGAAGCTACCCGCCCATCAAGCCGCCGCACTTGCGGCGATTGCCACAGAGAAAGATGCCTTCCAAGTAACCGGCAAGGAGTTTTACTGGCGATGTTTGGGCAAAATCTCAGAATCAGACGTGTGGAAGTTGCCTGAGACGAAAGCGATTAAACTTCCTACGCATTCGATGCGGAACATGACCAGCATCCGAAAGTTGATCGCAAAGCATCTCGACTGA
- a CDS encoding winged helix-turn-helix transcriptional regulator produces the protein MPALPPRRSNCPISCTLDLLGDKWTLLVVRDLVMGKSRFDEFLKGPEGIASNILAKRLKLLTDAGYVTRKPDPSDGRQVLYELTPDGEPLRELAITVARWGEKHFPDAKIPRERISQKSVSPPKQDTPKQSPKSRKGKGK, from the coding sequence ATGCCAGCCCTTCCTCCGCGTCGATCCAACTGTCCGATTTCGTGTACTCTGGACTTGTTGGGCGATAAGTGGACACTGCTCGTCGTCCGCGACTTAGTCATGGGCAAGAGCCGGTTCGACGAGTTCCTGAAAGGTCCGGAGGGTATTGCTTCCAACATCTTGGCCAAACGGCTGAAGCTCTTGACCGATGCTGGTTACGTAACGAGGAAACCAGATCCAAGCGATGGTCGGCAAGTCCTTTACGAACTGACGCCAGACGGAGAACCGCTACGTGAGCTAGCGATCACGGTAGCCCGCTGGGGAGAAAAACACTTCCCGGACGCGAAGATCCCTCGAGAACGAATCTCGCAAAAGTCCGTTTCACCTCCGAAGCAGGATACGCCAAAGCAAAGTCCGAAGTCACGGAAGGGAAAAGGGAAGTAG
- a CDS encoding DUF456 domain-containing protein, whose product MVYVAALLLMFANLAAWVSTLFTLPGNWILLAFTILYAYFLPADYFPRISWTVVIFVAVIALIGELIEFLAGAAGAAKQGGSKLGIFLSLVGAFIGSLGGAIFLSFIPLIGTMVGALLGGAFGAFAGAWLGEHNTQKTSEERFNIGKGAFIGRILGTVGKLSMGVIMLVVVTLDSFLDMKGYPQLKSQPPMTVTVTSEAK is encoded by the coding sequence ATGGTTTACGTCGCTGCTTTATTGCTCATGTTTGCCAATCTGGCTGCGTGGGTATCCACGTTGTTCACGCTGCCAGGCAACTGGATTCTGCTGGCGTTTACGATCCTTTATGCCTACTTTCTACCGGCGGATTATTTTCCACGTATCAGTTGGACCGTCGTGATTTTTGTGGCGGTGATCGCATTGATCGGCGAACTGATCGAGTTCCTGGCTGGTGCGGCCGGAGCGGCGAAACAAGGGGGCAGCAAGCTCGGCATCTTCCTGTCATTGGTCGGTGCGTTTATTGGCAGCCTGGGCGGGGCGATCTTTCTCAGCTTTATTCCCCTGATTGGAACGATGGTGGGGGCGCTGCTTGGTGGCGCCTTCGGTGCGTTTGCTGGAGCCTGGCTAGGTGAGCATAACACGCAAAAAACATCGGAAGAACGCTTTAATATCGGCAAAGGCGCATTCATCGGCCGCATTCTCGGAACGGTCGGTAAGCTTTCGATGGGGGTGATTATGCTGGTCGTCGTGACGCTCGACTCTTTTCTCGATATGAAGGGTTACCCTCAACTCAAGTCGCAGCCACCGATGACAGTGACCGTGACTTCCGAAGCGAAGTAA
- a CDS encoding cupin domain-containing protein, with protein MDQRYGYVNAGPLDQWGGFRFQLRDMPPVPKRFLKSELNLTGMEVSLNCCPAGAGMPFAHKHCKNEEVYVFLTGEGEFQAGEDILPISPGACFSCPPEMTRAFRNTSSVPMEFIVIQAEAGTYSGSGETNDGEIVPNALVWGNASANS; from the coding sequence ATGGATCAACGTTATGGCTATGTAAATGCTGGTCCCTTAGACCAGTGGGGTGGTTTCCGATTTCAGCTGCGGGATATGCCCCCGGTGCCGAAGCGGTTTCTGAAGAGCGAGCTTAACTTGACTGGTATGGAGGTCTCGTTGAATTGTTGTCCAGCTGGGGCTGGTATGCCTTTCGCGCACAAGCATTGTAAGAACGAAGAGGTGTATGTTTTCCTGACCGGCGAGGGAGAGTTTCAAGCGGGCGAAGATATTTTGCCGATCAGCCCTGGAGCTTGTTTCAGCTGCCCGCCAGAGATGACTCGGGCTTTTCGCAACACAAGCAGCGTGCCAATGGAATTCATCGTGATTCAAGCCGAGGCAGGGACTTACTCCGGATCTGGCGAAACCAACGATGGAGAAATTGTCCCTAACGCGTTGGTCTGGGGTAACGCTTCTGCGAATTCGTAG
- a CDS encoding deoxyhypusine synthase family protein, with the protein MSISAFMEKNYRHFNAREMLDAAKTYKSMVEGGGKMFMSIAGAMSTAELGISLAEMIRQDKVHAISCTAANFEEDFFNLVAHDDYEMCPNYRDLSPEDEFQLREGGFNRVTDTCIPETVIRHFEHNLLEYWKEADEKGEQHFPTDYFFRLLKDGKLQEHYQIPPEHSWVLAAYEKGIPVYTPGWEDSTLGNIFAARVYDGTLSTHNVIHPGTRMMQDLVKWYLEHEKKGIGFYQIGGGIAGDFAICAVPLILQDLEMRDASLWSYFCQISDSTTSFGSYSGAVPNEKITWYKLGKDSPKYMINSDASIVAPLMFAYILGQ; encoded by the coding sequence ATGAGCATCAGCGCGTTTATGGAGAAGAATTACCGCCATTTTAACGCTCGCGAGATGCTAGACGCTGCCAAGACCTACAAGTCGATGGTCGAAGGAGGCGGAAAGATGTTCATGTCGATCGCTGGGGCGATGAGTACCGCCGAGCTTGGTATTTCGCTGGCGGAAATGATCCGTCAGGATAAGGTCCATGCGATCAGCTGCACCGCGGCAAATTTCGAGGAAGACTTCTTCAACCTCGTTGCTCACGATGACTACGAGATGTGCCCGAACTACCGCGACCTCTCACCGGAAGATGAATTCCAGCTCCGCGAGGGTGGCTTCAATCGGGTCACCGATACCTGTATTCCGGAAACGGTCATTCGCCACTTCGAGCACAACCTGCTCGAGTATTGGAAAGAAGCGGACGAAAAGGGGGAACAGCACTTCCCTACCGACTATTTCTTCCGGCTGCTGAAGGATGGCAAGCTGCAGGAGCATTACCAGATCCCGCCTGAGCATAGCTGGGTTCTGGCAGCCTACGAAAAGGGAATTCCAGTTTATACGCCTGGCTGGGAAGACTCGACCCTGGGCAACATCTTCGCGGCCCGTGTTTATGACGGTACTTTGTCGACGCACAACGTGATCCACCCAGGCACACGGATGATGCAAGACTTGGTGAAGTGGTACCTCGAGCACGAAAAGAAGGGGATCGGCTTCTACCAAATCGGTGGTGGTATCGCTGGCGACTTCGCGATTTGTGCAGTCCCACTGATCCTGCAAGACTTAGAAATGCGAGACGCGAGTCTCTGGAGCTACTTCTGCCAAATTTCGGACTCAACCACATCGTTCGGCTCTTACAGCGGCGCGGTACCCAACGAGAAGATCACTTGGTACAAGCTAGGCAAAGACAGCCCGAAGTACATGATCAACTCCGACGCTTCGATCGTTGCTCCCTTAATGTTTGCATACATCTTGGGGCAATAA
- a CDS encoding SHD1 domain-containing protein — protein MTLKQRLQVGLLFSMVLLLTLPLTANAGRFSRGDVVQVYKDFWKKWYNGTVLDLNRKTGQVQVQYQDGSRTKVEIFHENFVRFAYEEDAIAPARNWTDATGSFKIMAAPLGIYGDTLKIRKPDMAELEVPISKLSDGDQRYIERIRREMGGAAAPTPTHLPVVKFAGGSGGSQFQVAISNDDRIAILPDPLPAYMKLQQGGAAFGRIGSYSDGEEFGVIIPVGGPQSLVLASAERHPREGDGSTRLIWVSIADKRIESQQKLPPDEYVLDYHPPTHRLLTYSYVDGETRGFKKKIALAIWEVLPTDEMVTPVVRWEAHPAEGTGEDPWAQIIDGHVVLQRWDKGEYVGWNVDQQSVAYRIKQEAFNANLPAFSGTKKYAFLPEEDQVRIFDPLSGSIMTSLPAPKGSKAVALSEDGKRAAVLDNHQLAVWNLTDATAEPQYYHADDIGRTTVKSMFWLGSDKLMVKTYRELLLFSLTQRIVIWSYQFEHTTKHGDEERQLVRVVNDHLVYGASVRDDNRNEGLAVGNVKLPGPKVAEVFGTVDREDLEVTRPGERVRLEVRCGDQLNRDVYYALLAKIEENGWILDAENPTAIIYADATKGETQTTTYYNNSFFSRGSREETVTYIPNIYSLKIVKANDIIWSSRRQSGSPMFMSLREGETAQSKVNESQLANASFFKYADIPSRIIHKDYRRGLGTTSVSTRGLEAGDLKPPPQIERPESTVIDATEEDPFK, from the coding sequence ATGACTCTCAAGCAACGTCTTCAGGTCGGACTCCTCTTCTCGATGGTCCTATTGCTGACGCTTCCTTTGACGGCGAATGCTGGGCGTTTCAGTCGAGGAGATGTCGTCCAGGTTTATAAAGACTTCTGGAAGAAGTGGTACAACGGCACCGTTCTTGATCTCAACCGCAAGACTGGCCAAGTTCAGGTGCAATATCAGGACGGTAGCCGAACGAAGGTCGAGATCTTCCACGAGAACTTCGTCCGTTTTGCCTACGAAGAAGACGCCATTGCGCCGGCTCGCAACTGGACCGACGCCACCGGTAGCTTCAAAATCATGGCCGCGCCGCTGGGGATCTACGGCGATACGCTCAAAATTCGTAAGCCCGACATGGCGGAGTTGGAAGTTCCCATCTCGAAACTCAGTGACGGCGATCAACGTTATATCGAACGGATTCGCCGCGAGATGGGGGGCGCAGCGGCACCAACGCCCACCCACTTGCCGGTGGTCAAATTCGCAGGTGGAAGCGGCGGCAGCCAGTTTCAAGTCGCCATTTCCAATGACGATCGAATCGCGATTCTTCCTGATCCGCTCCCAGCTTACATGAAACTCCAACAAGGTGGAGCTGCCTTTGGACGAATTGGTAGCTATAGCGATGGGGAAGAGTTTGGTGTCATCATTCCAGTGGGTGGACCACAATCGCTCGTTCTCGCGTCGGCTGAACGTCATCCTCGCGAAGGGGACGGATCAACGCGACTGATCTGGGTGTCGATTGCTGACAAGAGGATCGAAAGCCAGCAGAAACTTCCGCCCGATGAGTACGTGCTCGACTACCATCCTCCAACGCATCGCTTGCTGACTTACAGTTATGTCGATGGAGAAACGCGCGGCTTTAAGAAGAAGATCGCCTTGGCGATTTGGGAAGTCCTTCCGACCGACGAAATGGTAACGCCGGTTGTTCGTTGGGAAGCCCATCCGGCCGAAGGTACGGGCGAAGATCCCTGGGCGCAGATTATTGACGGACACGTCGTCTTGCAGCGATGGGATAAAGGAGAATACGTCGGGTGGAATGTCGATCAACAAAGTGTGGCGTATCGTATTAAACAAGAAGCGTTCAACGCAAATTTGCCGGCGTTTAGTGGAACGAAGAAGTACGCTTTCCTCCCGGAAGAAGACCAAGTCCGAATCTTTGATCCCTTGTCCGGCAGTATCATGACCTCCCTGCCGGCTCCGAAAGGCTCGAAAGCAGTTGCTCTCAGCGAAGATGGCAAACGGGCCGCTGTGCTGGATAACCACCAATTGGCCGTATGGAACCTCACTGATGCGACCGCAGAACCTCAGTATTACCACGCGGACGATATCGGCCGCACCACGGTGAAGTCGATGTTCTGGCTGGGCAGCGATAAGCTGATGGTCAAAACGTATCGCGAACTCCTGCTGTTTAGTCTGACGCAGCGGATCGTTATCTGGAGTTACCAGTTCGAGCACACCACCAAGCATGGCGACGAAGAACGACAACTGGTTCGTGTGGTAAACGATCACTTGGTGTACGGTGCTTCGGTTCGCGACGACAATCGCAATGAAGGGCTCGCCGTCGGGAATGTAAAATTGCCAGGCCCGAAAGTAGCAGAAGTCTTCGGCACCGTCGACCGTGAAGACCTGGAAGTTACGCGCCCCGGCGAACGTGTCCGTTTAGAGGTCCGTTGTGGCGATCAACTCAATCGCGATGTCTACTACGCATTGCTGGCGAAGATCGAAGAGAACGGTTGGATCCTGGACGCGGAGAATCCCACGGCAATCATTTACGCCGACGCCACCAAAGGGGAAACTCAAACGACAACTTACTACAACAATTCGTTCTTCTCGCGGGGCTCGCGGGAAGAGACGGTGACGTACATTCCCAACATCTATTCGCTGAAGATCGTCAAGGCGAATGACATCATTTGGTCGAGCCGCCGGCAGAGTGGTTCGCCAATGTTCATGTCGCTTCGCGAAGGGGAAACGGCACAGTCGAAGGTTAACGAATCGCAGCTCGCGAATGCGTCGTTCTTCAAGTATGCCGACATCCCTAGCCGCATCATCCACAAGGATTACCGACGCGGTCTGGGAACGACTTCGGTGTCGACACGCGGCTTGGAAGCAGGCGACCTGAAACCGCCTCCACAAATTGAACGTCCCGAGTCGACGGTTATCGATGCTACGGAAGAAGATCCTTTCAAATAG
- a CDS encoding type VI secretion system contractile sheath domain-containing protein → MAEIQVGAALARSTPAVNEKTPLHVLLLGNFRGSGHAAERSSPKPVVVDRDNLYELPEQLGVRLDGLLASSDGQTQDIEFHEYEDFEPDQLFEKLEIFEHLRTLRRRLQNPKHFDAAAAEVLAWTGPETSASPSSNDVPVSAAAPGSEDLFADVLSQSVDGGSSPLESGDWNGFIQGVLAASAIQRVDPRQDELVAVVDEAIQETMRQLLSGPRFRSLEMNWHGLRFLTFQIETHAKLKFYLLDMTEEQFHETLGAENWQESWLVEAIITPSKTPGATSWGLVGCLFPFSTREEDLTVAKRFGSMVEAAGAGGVIELLARKGQWLNPDDAIHETWNDARMKMPMTSIAGLWPRVQLRLPYGKKYRSTERFLFEEISSPGGSQLAWGSPVWLACAAIAHGFNERGWGLDTAAVSQFSDLPLYFDPADDGDAYPCGEHLLTDQESAALMEIGLSPIISFKNQDRVQIRGLQSLRGGPLHGPWKEA, encoded by the coding sequence ATGGCAGAGATTCAAGTCGGAGCTGCGCTGGCTCGCTCGACCCCAGCTGTAAACGAGAAAACGCCTCTGCACGTGCTGTTGCTTGGTAACTTCCGCGGGAGCGGACACGCAGCGGAACGAAGCAGTCCGAAGCCGGTTGTTGTTGATCGCGATAACCTCTACGAACTGCCGGAACAATTGGGAGTTCGACTCGACGGTTTGCTCGCGTCTTCAGATGGGCAAACGCAGGATATTGAGTTCCACGAATACGAAGACTTCGAGCCTGACCAGTTATTCGAGAAACTTGAAATCTTCGAGCACTTGCGGACGCTCCGTCGCCGCTTGCAGAACCCCAAACATTTTGATGCGGCCGCCGCAGAAGTGTTAGCTTGGACAGGGCCGGAAACCTCGGCTTCACCTAGCTCTAATGATGTGCCCGTCTCGGCGGCGGCACCTGGCTCGGAAGATCTGTTTGCCGATGTCTTGTCGCAATCGGTTGATGGAGGAAGTTCGCCTCTGGAAAGCGGAGATTGGAACGGCTTTATACAAGGCGTCCTTGCGGCCAGTGCGATCCAACGTGTCGATCCGCGTCAGGATGAATTAGTCGCCGTCGTCGATGAAGCCATTCAGGAAACGATGCGGCAGCTACTAAGCGGGCCGAGGTTCCGCAGCCTGGAGATGAACTGGCATGGACTGCGGTTTCTGACCTTTCAAATCGAAACGCATGCTAAGCTGAAGTTCTACCTGCTCGACATGACCGAGGAGCAGTTCCACGAGACCTTGGGCGCCGAGAACTGGCAGGAAAGCTGGTTGGTTGAAGCGATTATCACGCCATCCAAAACGCCCGGGGCAACTTCGTGGGGGCTAGTTGGCTGCTTGTTTCCGTTCAGCACGCGGGAGGAAGACCTGACCGTGGCAAAGCGATTCGGATCGATGGTAGAAGCAGCCGGAGCGGGCGGGGTAATCGAATTACTGGCTCGCAAAGGGCAGTGGCTTAACCCCGACGATGCGATTCATGAAACGTGGAACGACGCCCGCATGAAGATGCCGATGACCAGCATCGCTGGGTTGTGGCCACGTGTGCAATTGCGACTACCGTACGGTAAGAAGTATCGCTCGACCGAGCGTTTCCTATTCGAGGAAATATCCAGTCCAGGTGGAAGTCAACTTGCATGGGGTAGCCCTGTTTGGCTCGCATGTGCCGCAATCGCTCATGGTTTTAACGAACGAGGCTGGGGATTGGACACTGCGGCGGTCTCGCAGTTCAGCGACCTGCCTCTCTACTTCGATCCAGCCGACGATGGAGATGCCTACCCTTGCGGTGAACACCTGCTTACCGATCAGGAGTCGGCCGCGCTGATGGAAATCGGCTTGAGCCCGATCATCTCGTTTAAGAACCAAGACCGCGTCCAAATCCGCGGCCTGCAATCACTTCGCGGTGGACCATTGCATGGTCCCTGGAAAGAAGCCTAA
- a CDS encoding metallophosphoesterase, with the protein MQTSQVDQLPGDLDAIVVTADLQGRETFESSRGHPPRLLGEVVPEELENEILPELGIDPQRCGAILAGDFYTVPTLDRRGGTGDVTAVWQAFGRCFRWVTGVAGNHDTFASDLEHVSQMGRNIHFLDDQEVVLSELTIAGIGGIVGDPRRNQRKSDQHFRDCLQRRIHDELDILILHDGPGVPEQGLKGSPLIRMIVDVLPPPLIIRGHCHWETPLVDLPCGTQVLNVDSRIVILLRSP; encoded by the coding sequence GTGCAGACATCTCAAGTAGATCAGTTGCCAGGGGACCTCGACGCGATCGTGGTGACGGCCGATCTTCAAGGACGAGAAACGTTTGAATCGTCGCGTGGGCACCCACCGCGTTTGTTGGGGGAAGTCGTTCCTGAAGAACTGGAGAACGAGATCCTTCCCGAGTTAGGCATCGATCCCCAGCGTTGCGGCGCGATCCTCGCCGGCGACTTTTATACGGTACCGACGCTCGATCGACGTGGTGGTACCGGCGACGTCACTGCGGTATGGCAGGCATTTGGCCGATGCTTCCGGTGGGTGACCGGCGTGGCTGGCAATCATGATACGTTTGCCAGCGATCTAGAACACGTCTCCCAAATGGGAAGAAATATTCACTTCCTTGACGATCAGGAAGTCGTCCTAAGTGAATTAACGATCGCCGGAATCGGGGGCATCGTCGGAGACCCACGCCGCAACCAGCGAAAGAGTGATCAACACTTTCGCGATTGCCTCCAGCGTCGCATCCATGATGAACTCGATATTCTTATTCTTCATGATGGACCAGGCGTACCAGAGCAAGGATTGAAGGGCTCGCCATTGATCCGAATGATTGTCGACGTTCTGCCACCACCGCTAATAATTCGTGGCCACTGTCATTGGGAAACGCCACTTGTCGATCTGCCATGTGGTACTCAGGTGCTAAACGTGGACAGCCGGATTGTCATCTTGCTACGCAGCCCGTGA